CCGAAGACCCCAGCACCGCCAGAATCAGGAGACTAGGCAGTAGCCCCTTCCAGAGCCAGCGGATAGTTGTGCGCATCGGGCAGTCTCTCCTCCAGGTATTTGCGAAGCTTCCTGAGAAGCCTTTCCTCGATCTGCCGTACCCTCTCCCTGGAAATGCCGAAGCGTTTCCCGATCTCCTGAAGGGTCAGGGGCTCCTCGGCCAGCAACCGTTCGTAAAAGATGACCTTCTCCTTGTCCTTGAGGGTCTTTCCGAATTCGTGCAGGATCTGAGAAAATCGGGTGAGCACCTCGTCCCGGGCGATCCGATCCTCCACCGAAGGCCCCGGAGCCCGCAGAAAGTCCCGGTAGGTGTCCTCGGAGTCCTCCTTTATGGGGGCCTCCAGGCTCACATCCGAGCCCGAAAGCCGCTGTTCCATCTCGATGACATCCTTCTCCCTGACCTGCAGTCTTTCGGCCAGCATCCGGGCCGTGGGCTTGAAGCCCAGGGCCTCCAGGCGCTCCTTCTCCTTCTTAAGGTTGTAAAAGAGCTTGCGCTGGGCCTGGGTGGTGCCGATCTTCACCAGGCGCCAGTTGTCCATGATGTACTTGAGGATGTAAGCCTTGATCCAGAAAGAGGCGTAATAGGAAAACTTGACCCCCCGGTAAGGATCGAACTTCCGCACCGCCTGAAGGAGCCCCAGGTTGCCCTCCTGGATAAGGTCCAGGAAGTTGCGATTCCAGAACTGCTGGAACTCAAGAGCGATCTTCACCACCAGGCGAAGGTTGGAGGTTACCAGTTTGTAAGCCAGGCGGGGGTCCCTGGTCTCGTAGTACTCCTTGGCGATGCGTTCCTCCTCCTCCCGGGAAAGGAGCGGGAACTTGCTGATTTCCGCAAGATACCTCTGGAGGGGATCTACCGCCGAGGGCAACCCCCTCTCCTCCGGGGCGGGAACCGGAAGGGTCTCCCCGGAGGCCGCCGGTTTCAAATCCTCTCCTTCGCCGAAGGGGGGATCCTTGGGGGGATTCTTTTTTCTTGCGGCCATAGGGCTATTATACCCGAACTAGCCCCGGCTTCTATAACCGTGTTTGCGAAGGTAGACCTGGATGGCGGCGATGGCCGCCGGAGTAACCCCCGAGATACGCAGGGCCTGTCCGAAGGAACGGGGACGCACCCGGGAAAGCTTTTCCCGCACCTCCGTGGAAAGCCCCGGGATCTTCCAGTAGTCCAGATCCTCGGGAAGGGTCATGTTTTCCCAGCGGCGGAAGCGTTCCACCTCGGCCCTCTGGCGTTCGATGTAACCGGCGTACTTGGTCTCTATCTCGAGCTCCTCCAGCACCTCGTCCGGGAACTGGGAAAGTTCCGGGAAGGCCGGACGGACCTTCTCAAGCGGTACATCCGGGCGTCGGAGGAGGTCGTACAGCCGGACCGTCTCCCTGAGGGGGCTCGCCCCCAGGCTCTCGAGCAGTCCGTTCACCTCCTCGGGCCGGACCTTTCTTTCCCGGAGAAAACGCATTCCCTCCTCAAGCAGCGCCTTTTTCCGTTCGAAACGGGCCCAGTCCTCCTCGGAGACGAGCCCCAGACGCCGGGCCAGCGGCATTAGCCGGAGATCCGCGTTGTCTTCCCGGAGAAGCAGCCGATATTCCGCCCGCGAGGTGAACATGCGGTAGGGTTCCCGGGTCCCCTTGGTTACCAAGTCGTCTATGAGGACCCCGATGTAGGCCTGGGAGCGATCCAGAATGAAGGGTTCCTCCT
The window above is part of the Thermosulfurimonas sp. F29 genome. Proteins encoded here:
- a CDS encoding RNA polymerase factor sigma-32; amino-acid sequence: MKPAASGETLPVPAPEERGLPSAVDPLQRYLAEISKFPLLSREEEERIAKEYYETRDPRLAYKLVTSNLRLVVKIALEFQQFWNRNFLDLIQEGNLGLLQAVRKFDPYRGVKFSYYASFWIKAYILKYIMDNWRLVKIGTTQAQRKLFYNLKKEKERLEALGFKPTARMLAERLQVREKDVIEMEQRLSGSDVSLEAPIKEDSEDTYRDFLRAPGPSVEDRIARDEVLTRFSQILHEFGKTLKDKEKVIFYERLLAEEPLTLQEIGKRFGISRERVRQIEERLLRKLRKYLEERLPDAHNYPLALEGATA